The Microbacterium trichothecenolyticum sequence CGCGAGCGCGCCCTCGGCGACGAGGTCAACCGTGCCCTGAACCCCGCGCAGCAGGTCGTGCAGATCGTCAACGACGAGCTCATCGGCATCCTGGGCGGCCAGCAGCGTCGTCTGCAGTTCGCCAAGAACCCGCCGACCGTCATCATGCTCGCCGGTCTCCAGGGCTCGGGTAAGACCACCTTCGCCGGCAAGCTCGCCAAGATGCTCGAGAAAGACGGGCACACCCCCCTCCTCGTGGCGTGCGACCTGCAGCGTCCGAACGCCGTCAACCAGCTCCAGGTCGTCGCCGAACGCGCCGGGGCCGCGATCTACGCGCCCGAGCCCGGCAACGGCGTGGGCGACCCGGTCAAGGTCGCTCGCGACGGCGTCGCTCACGCCACGCGCCAGCAGCACGACATCGTCATCATCGACACCGCCGGTCGCCTCGGCGTCGACGCCGAGCTGATGAAGCAGGCCGCCGACATCCGCAAGGCCACCCAGCCCGACGAGGTGCTGTTCGTCATCGACGCGATGATCGGTCAGGATGCCGTCAACACGGCCAAGGCGTTCCAGGACGGCGTCGACTTCACCGGTGTCGTGCTGTCGAAGCTCGACGGCGACGCGCGCGGTGGCGCCGCGCTGTCGGTCGCGTCCGTCACGGGCCGCCCCATCATCTTCGCGTCGACCGGTGAGGGGCTCGATGACGTCGAGCCGTTCCACCCCGACCGCATGGCATCGCGCATCCTCGACCTCGGTGACATCCTCACCTTGATCGAGCAGGCGCAGAACGCGTTCGACGAGGCCGAGGCGATGAAGGTCGCCGAGAAGCTCGCGACCGAGACGTTCACGCTCGAGGACTTCCTCGAGCAGATGCAGCAGATGAAGAAGATGGGCTCCATGAAGAAGATGCTCGGGATGCTCCCGGGCATGGGAAACATGAAGCAGCAGCTCGAGGACTTCGACGAGCGCGAGATCGATCGCACCGAGGCGATCATCCGCTCGATGACGGTTGCCGAGCGTCGCAAC is a genomic window containing:
- the ffh gene encoding signal recognition particle protein, with the protein product MATFGTLSDRLTETFRNLRKKGQLTPADVDGTVREIRRALLDADVALPVVKEFTAAVRERALGDEVNRALNPAQQVVQIVNDELIGILGGQQRRLQFAKNPPTVIMLAGLQGSGKTTFAGKLAKMLEKDGHTPLLVACDLQRPNAVNQLQVVAERAGAAIYAPEPGNGVGDPVKVARDGVAHATRQQHDIVIIDTAGRLGVDAELMKQAADIRKATQPDEVLFVIDAMIGQDAVNTAKAFQDGVDFTGVVLSKLDGDARGGAALSVASVTGRPIIFASTGEGLDDVEPFHPDRMASRILDLGDILTLIEQAQNAFDEAEAMKVAEKLATETFTLEDFLEQMQQMKKMGSMKKMLGMLPGMGNMKQQLEDFDEREIDRTEAIIRSMTVAERRNPKILNGSRRLRIARGSGMTVTDVNQLVQRFDQAAKMMKTVARGGVPNIPGMGPVGGKPGASSKRGKQQKAKGSRSGNPAKRAAENAGIAASTAPTGSGFGLGGQKMPSEADLAELQKMLGRG